A portion of the Streptomyces platensis genome contains these proteins:
- a CDS encoding DUF4232 domain-containing protein encodes MPITALATIRRAAAAALLVTATLALTAGCHDGTGHKAGDSVTAVSPAPVPPSHDDGAPPTGPDGRAACTPEMLKFQAGAMPRRAHRMLLTVTNFSDRPCTFAAQPYPLLHFGDGRRAPLPAIGASAPPGVISLAPNRTAYALIITSAAHGPDGSHHRGGKISQFGVALSARATPTQVGLDGRAPVHVDPHTARVTYWQSSLAAARKW; translated from the coding sequence ATGCCCATCACCGCCCTCGCCACCATCCGCCGGGCCGCCGCCGCAGCTCTCCTCGTCACCGCCACCCTGGCCCTGACCGCCGGCTGCCACGACGGCACCGGCCACAAAGCCGGGGACTCCGTCACGGCCGTGTCGCCGGCTCCCGTCCCGCCCTCGCACGACGACGGCGCCCCGCCCACCGGCCCGGACGGCCGGGCCGCCTGCACTCCCGAGATGCTCAAGTTCCAGGCCGGCGCGATGCCGCGGCGGGCACACCGCATGCTGCTGACGGTCACCAACTTCTCCGACCGGCCCTGCACTTTCGCCGCCCAGCCCTACCCCCTGCTGCACTTCGGCGACGGCCGGCGGGCCCCGCTCCCGGCAATCGGGGCCAGCGCACCGCCGGGCGTGATCTCGCTGGCGCCCAACCGGACCGCGTACGCCCTGATCATCACCTCCGCCGCCCACGGGCCGGACGGCTCGCACCACAGGGGCGGAAAGATCTCCCAGTTCGGCGTCGCCCTGTCGGCCCGGGCCACCCCCACCCAGGTCGGTCTGGACGGCCGCGCCCCGGTCCATGTCGACCCGCACACCGCCCGGGTCACCTACTGGCAGTCGAGCCTGGCGGCCGCCCGCAAGTGGTGA
- the rpmF gene encoding 50S ribosomal protein L32: MAVPKRKLSRSNTRHRRAQWKATTPQLVPVTVDGSVYQVPRRLAKAYRLGLIDPKG, encoded by the coding sequence ATGGCCGTACCCAAGCGCAAGCTCTCCCGCAGCAACACCCGCCACCGCCGCGCCCAGTGGAAGGCGACCACGCCCCAGCTGGTGCCGGTCACCGTCGACGGCTCCGTGTACCAGGTGCCGCGCCGTCTGGCGAAGGCCTACCGGCTCGGCCTGATCGACCCGAAGGGCTGA
- a CDS encoding IS5 family transposase (programmed frameshift) has product MSLTDAQWARIEPLLPDRTPKRGGRWRDHRQVIDAIAFKYRTGTPWMDLPEHFGSWKGAHNRLRKWAADGTWEKVFTALLAQADAEGDLDWVVAVDSTIVRAHQHAAGARPKGAPAGEPVDHALGRSRGGLTTKIHLAADGHCRPLAFVITPGQAGDAPAFTEVMTRLRVPRRTGRPKITPTVILADKAYSSRAIRTHLRRRGIRAVIPQPADQAAHRKRLGSRGGRPPAFDRDAYKQRNTVERCINKLKQWRGLATRYDKTATIYLAGLHLAAIFIWSAR; this is encoded by the exons GTGTCGTTGACTGACGCCCAGTGGGCCCGCATTGAGCCGTTGCTGCCGGACCGGACTCCGAAACGGGGAGGGCGGTGGCGGGATCACCGGCAGGTGATCGACGCGATCGCGTTCAAGTACCGCACCGGGACACCGTGGATGGACCTGCCCGAGCACTTCGGCTCCTGGAAGGGCGCCCACAACCGGCTGCGGAAGTGGGCCGCTGACGGCACCTGGGAGAAGGTCTTCACCGCCCTCCTGGCTCAGGCCGACGCCGAAGGCGATCTGGACTGGGTCGTCGCGGTCGACTCCACCATCGTCCGTGCCCACCAGCACGCCGCCGGGGCCCGTC CAAAAGGGGCCCCGGCCGGTGAGCCCGTCGACCATGCCCTCGGACGCTCCCGCGGCGGACTGACCACCAAGATCCACCTCGCCGCCGACGGCCACTGCCGTCCGCTGGCCTTCGTCATCACTCCCGGTCAGGCCGGTGACGCACCCGCGTTCACCGAAGTCATGACCCGTTTACGGGTCCCGCGCAGGACCGGCCGCCCCAAAATCACGCCGACGGTAATCCTGGCCGACAAGGCGTACTCGTCCCGCGCGATCCGAACCCATCTCCGCCGGCGCGGGATCCGGGCCGTGATCCCACAGCCCGCCGACCAGGCCGCCCACCGCAAACGCCTCGGCAGCCGCGGCGGCAGGCCACCGGCCTTCGACCGCGACGCCTACAAGCAACGCAACACGGTCGAGCGCTGCATCAACAAACTCAAGCAGTGGCGAGGCCTGGCCACCCGCTACGACAAGACCGCCACCATCTACCTCGCCGGACTCCACCTCGCCGCCATCTTCATCTGGTCAGCCAGATGA
- a CDS encoding PadR family transcriptional regulator — MALRHAVLAALLDGEYSGYQLAKAFDAGVANFWHALPQQLYAELTKLEADGLIAGRQVIQETRPNKRLFHVTEEGLAELERFAAATAKPSFIRDDLLVKVQAVDRIEAAPVIEQLAARARTAAAKAGILEQLAARLRGGRDEADFLAHGTRLGPYLTCLRGLAFERETRDWCERSAEILRARYDGGRQP, encoded by the coding sequence ATGGCTCTCAGGCACGCGGTGCTGGCGGCGCTGCTGGACGGCGAGTACAGCGGCTATCAGCTGGCCAAGGCGTTCGATGCCGGAGTCGCCAATTTCTGGCACGCACTGCCGCAGCAGCTCTACGCGGAGCTGACCAAACTCGAGGCGGACGGGCTGATCGCCGGCCGCCAGGTGATCCAGGAGACCCGGCCCAACAAGCGGCTGTTCCATGTCACCGAGGAGGGTCTGGCCGAGCTGGAGCGGTTCGCGGCGGCCACCGCCAAGCCGTCGTTCATCCGCGACGATCTGCTGGTCAAGGTGCAGGCCGTGGACCGGATCGAGGCCGCGCCGGTGATCGAGCAACTGGCCGCGCGGGCCCGGACCGCCGCCGCCAAGGCCGGGATCCTCGAACAGCTGGCGGCGCGGCTGCGCGGCGGGAGGGACGAGGCGGATTTCCTGGCCCACGGCACGCGGCTCGGCCCGTATCTGACCTGTCTGCGCGGTCTGGCTTTCGAACGGGAGACCCGCGACTGGTGCGAGCGGAGCGCCGAAATCTTGCGGGCGCGGTACGACGGGGGTCGGCAGCCCTAG
- a CDS encoding ArsR/SmtB family transcription factor, which translates to MNSEQLLALLSAVGHAQRLRVIGELADGRLYVSELARRLEMSRPLLYMHLDRLEKAGLVVGRLELSEDGKALKYFELAPFELKLNVATVLAALQEDRSAAPPEETGDTGGAVQPPAAKGPNDPRGTRT; encoded by the coding sequence ATGAACAGCGAGCAGCTGCTGGCCCTGCTGTCCGCCGTGGGTCATGCGCAGCGGCTGCGGGTGATCGGCGAACTCGCCGACGGGCGGCTGTACGTCAGCGAGCTGGCCCGCCGGCTGGAGATGTCCCGGCCGCTGCTCTATATGCACCTGGACCGGCTGGAAAAGGCCGGACTGGTGGTCGGCCGGCTGGAGCTGTCCGAGGACGGCAAGGCGCTGAAATACTTCGAACTGGCGCCGTTCGAGCTGAAGCTGAACGTGGCCACCGTCCTCGCCGCCCTCCAGGAGGACCGGTCCGCGGCGCCGCCCGAAGAGACCGGGGACACGGGCGGCGCGGTGCAGCCGCCGGCCGCGAAGGGACCGAACGACCCTAGGGGGACGCGTACATGA
- a CDS encoding apolipoprotein N-acyltransferase, which produces MGTALLLLAVHSNWHLAAAAWLFPVFLLRYARLRPARHGLPRVGYALGLAQLVWLISTGMVFVPSVVAVFAVLALVQTLPFAADRLVAARAGSVCSTLVFPVVLVCGEYLFTRLAGFGDYGALGFTQHAFLPLVQLASVTGVYGVSFVVAWTASVAHWAWQRGFRWPEIRRGAVVWAGVLALVLGAGGVRLVYCAPTTETVRVAGISAGRAAERATERALHTAGEELWRPRNLVRADPRRVRAALAPVTDDLVAATDREARAGARIVVWPETQARVLANDRQRLLGRVAGIARKRQVYVNTAFALHIPRPPYVRNVAALVTPEGKVAWTYDKTHPTPMEPMTPGEGAVPVTGSPYGRLATVICYDADFPGLMRRAADQGTALIMVPANDWAGFESLHAQRAVFRSVEYGYAMVRQSVHGVATAMDHQGRIRGLADYFTADRQTLVAEVPVQPRTETLYSRTGDLFALLCTGGTLLVAALGVRGRRARAGAPGAGGERP; this is translated from the coding sequence GTGGGCACCGCGCTGCTGCTGCTCGCCGTGCACAGCAACTGGCATCTCGCGGCGGCCGCCTGGCTGTTTCCGGTCTTTCTGCTGCGCTACGCCCGGCTGCGGCCGGCCCGGCACGGGCTGCCGCGGGTCGGATACGCGCTGGGGCTGGCCCAGTTGGTGTGGCTGATCTCGACCGGGATGGTGTTCGTGCCGTCCGTGGTGGCGGTGTTCGCGGTGCTCGCCCTGGTGCAGACACTGCCGTTCGCCGCCGACCGGCTGGTCGCGGCGCGCGCCGGCTCGGTGTGCTCGACGCTGGTCTTTCCGGTGGTGCTGGTCTGCGGGGAGTATCTCTTCACGCGGCTCGCCGGCTTCGGCGACTACGGGGCGCTCGGCTTCACCCAGCACGCCTTTCTGCCGCTGGTCCAACTCGCCTCCGTCACCGGTGTGTACGGCGTCAGCTTCGTGGTGGCGTGGACGGCCTCGGTCGCGCACTGGGCATGGCAGCGCGGTTTCCGGTGGCCGGAGATCCGGCGCGGCGCGGTGGTGTGGGCCGGGGTGCTGGCGCTGGTGCTGGGCGCCGGTGGCGTACGGCTGGTGTACTGCGCGCCGACGACGGAGACCGTACGGGTCGCGGGCATCAGCGCCGGCCGCGCCGCGGAACGGGCCACCGAACGGGCGCTGCACACGGCCGGGGAGGAGCTGTGGCGGCCGCGGAATCTGGTGCGGGCCGATCCGCGACGGGTGCGTGCCGCGCTGGCGCCGGTGACCGACGATCTGGTGGCGGCCACCGACCGGGAGGCGCGGGCCGGTGCGCGGATCGTGGTGTGGCCGGAGACCCAGGCCCGGGTGCTCGCGAACGACCGGCAGCGGCTGCTCGGCCGGGTCGCCGGGATCGCCCGCAAGCGCCAGGTCTACGTCAACACCGCCTTCGCCCTGCACATCCCGCGGCCGCCCTATGTGCGTAATGTCGCCGCCCTGGTGACACCGGAGGGGAAGGTCGCCTGGACCTACGACAAGACGCACCCCACCCCGATGGAGCCGATGACGCCCGGCGAGGGGGCGGTACCCGTCACCGGCTCGCCGTACGGGCGGCTGGCGACGGTGATCTGTTACGACGCCGACTTCCCCGGGCTGATGCGGCGGGCGGCGGACCAGGGCACCGCACTGATCATGGTGCCCGCCAACGACTGGGCGGGCTTCGAGTCGCTGCACGCGCAGCGGGCCGTCTTCCGGTCCGTCGAGTACGGCTACGCCATGGTCCGGCAGTCCGTGCACGGTGTCGCCACCGCGATGGACCACCAGGGCCGCATCCGCGGACTCGCGGACTACTTCACCGCGGACCGGCAGACACTGGTCGCCGAGGTGCCGGTGCAGCCGCGGACGGAGACCCTCTACAGCCGGACCGGTGATCTGTTCGCGCTGCTGTGCACCGGCGGAACGCTGCTGGTGGCAGCGCTCGGGGTGCGGGGGCGGCGGGCCCGTGCCGGTGCTCCGGGGGCCGGTGGCGAGCGTCCGTAA
- a CDS encoding GTP-binding protein yields the protein MAHPRLPVTVLSGFLGAGKTTLLNHVLGNREGLRVAVIVNDMSEINIDAALVRGGGAALSRTEERLVEMTNGCICCTLRDDLLEEVDRLAREGRFDYLLIESSGISEPMPVAATFAFARDDGATLGELARLDTMVTVVDAAGFLPELTGGDGLAERGLDQYEDDERTVSDLLMDQIEFADVLVLNKTDLVDAGTAERLRATLARLNPAARIVPARHGRVAPAEILGTGRFDLERAQQAPGWVRELNGDHVPETEEYGITGTVFRADRPFHPARLWHFVTEQLDSGAFGGILRSKGFFRLATRPGVTGLWSQAGSVARFEPTGVDEGRTEPGPGRGPESDPARDVEPGPNGQELVFIGTGLRAGPLHAALDACLLVPGEPAPTRADDPFPAWDVHGPGDLCDHESPADHPADHPEVPLTG from the coding sequence ATGGCGCACCCCCGGCTGCCCGTCACCGTCCTCTCCGGTTTCCTCGGCGCCGGCAAGACGACCCTGCTCAACCACGTCCTGGGCAACCGGGAGGGCCTGCGCGTCGCCGTCATCGTCAATGACATGAGCGAGATCAACATCGACGCCGCCCTGGTGCGCGGCGGCGGCGCGGCGCTGTCCCGTACCGAGGAACGGCTCGTCGAGATGACCAACGGGTGCATCTGCTGCACCCTGCGGGACGATCTGCTGGAAGAGGTCGACCGGCTGGCCCGGGAGGGGCGCTTCGACTATCTGCTGATCGAGTCCAGTGGCATCTCCGAACCGATGCCGGTCGCCGCGACCTTCGCCTTTGCGCGCGATGACGGCGCCACGCTCGGCGAGCTCGCGCGTCTGGACACCATGGTCACCGTCGTCGACGCGGCCGGCTTCCTGCCCGAACTCACCGGCGGCGACGGCCTCGCCGAACGCGGCCTGGACCAGTACGAGGACGACGAGCGTACGGTCAGCGATCTCCTCATGGACCAGATCGAGTTCGCCGACGTCCTCGTGCTCAACAAGACCGACCTGGTCGACGCCGGGACCGCGGAACGCCTGCGGGCGACGCTGGCCCGGCTCAACCCGGCCGCCCGTATCGTCCCGGCCCGGCACGGCAGGGTGGCGCCCGCCGAGATTCTGGGCACCGGCCGCTTCGACCTGGAGCGCGCCCAGCAGGCGCCGGGCTGGGTACGGGAACTCAACGGCGACCATGTCCCGGAGACCGAGGAGTACGGCATCACCGGTACCGTCTTCCGCGCCGACCGCCCCTTCCACCCGGCCCGCCTCTGGCACTTCGTCACCGAGCAGCTCGACAGCGGCGCCTTCGGCGGCATCCTGCGCTCCAAGGGCTTCTTCCGGCTGGCCACCCGCCCCGGCGTCACCGGGCTGTGGTCCCAGGCCGGTTCGGTCGCCCGCTTCGAGCCGACGGGCGTGGACGAGGGGCGTACGGAGCCGGGGCCGGGGCGTGGTCCGGAGTCGGACCCGGCCCGTGATGTGGAGCCGGGCCCGAACGGCCAGGAGCTCGTCTTCATCGGCACCGGTCTGCGTGCGGGGCCGCTGCACGCCGCCCTGGACGCCTGTCTCCTCGTCCCCGGCGAGCCCGCGCCCACGAGGGCCGACGACCCGTTCCCGGCCTGGGACGTCCACGGCCCCGGGGACCTCTGCGACCACGAGAGCCCGGCCGACCACCCGGCGGACCACCCGGAGGTGCCGCTCACCGGCTGA
- a CDS encoding RNA polymerase sigma factor, which yields MEYSAAPHAPVRFALPGRRPALWRWLLRTARATAAHRETPRPSPAPAPAAYGQPAGSRPRLPDGGGAAPPEPAPTISELYHAHRLTMVRLAVLLVDDRATAEDVVQDAFAALYKRHGEQLDEVDNALAYLRTAVVNAARSVLRRRRTARNYTPPYEADAPSAEERIVLDEEHREVFAALSGLTARRREVLVLRYWGDLTEAQIATTLGISRGAVKSLASRALDSLEKILEARS from the coding sequence ATGGAGTACTCCGCCGCCCCGCACGCCCCGGTACGGTTCGCCCTGCCGGGGCGCCGGCCTGCCCTGTGGCGGTGGCTGCTGCGCACCGCCCGTGCGACGGCCGCCCACCGCGAGACACCGCGCCCGAGCCCTGCGCCTGCGCCTGCCGCGTACGGCCAACCCGCTGGCTCCCGGCCCCGGTTGCCGGACGGCGGGGGCGCCGCACCGCCCGAACCCGCGCCCACGATCAGCGAGCTGTACCACGCCCACCGGCTGACCATGGTCCGGCTGGCCGTGCTGCTCGTCGACGACCGCGCCACCGCGGAGGACGTCGTCCAGGACGCGTTCGCCGCGCTCTACAAGCGGCACGGCGAACAGCTCGACGAGGTCGACAACGCCCTCGCCTATCTGCGTACCGCGGTGGTCAACGCGGCCCGTTCGGTGCTGCGGCGCCGGCGGACCGCGCGCAACTACACCCCGCCGTACGAGGCGGACGCACCGTCCGCCGAGGAGCGGATCGTGCTGGACGAGGAGCACCGGGAGGTGTTCGCCGCGCTGAGCGGGCTGACCGCCCGCCGCCGGGAGGTGCTCGTGCTGCGCTACTGGGGTGATCTGACGGAGGCGCAGATCGCGACGACACTGGGCATCAGCCGCGGCGCGGTGAAGTCCCTCGCCAGCCGCGCCCTGGACTCGCTGGAGAAGATCTTGGAGGCGCGGTCATGA
- a CDS encoding nuclear transport factor 2 family protein has product MGTTADRFKAAVEAKELGAVEELFTEDVRLYSPVKFTPFEGRPMVLGLFGVLLRTFEDFRYVGELTGSAQTAAGPDGGSADSTVLIFRATVNGKEIHGIDLLQFDEAGRIKEFTVMVRPQSAVHALGEAVLAGLVEDGLVPQA; this is encoded by the coding sequence ATGGGGACGACCGCGGACCGCTTCAAGGCGGCGGTGGAGGCAAAGGAACTCGGCGCGGTGGAGGAGCTGTTCACCGAGGACGTCCGCCTCTACAGCCCGGTGAAGTTCACGCCCTTCGAGGGGCGGCCGATGGTGCTCGGGCTGTTCGGGGTGCTGCTGCGCACCTTCGAGGACTTCCGCTACGTCGGCGAGCTGACGGGCAGCGCACAGACGGCGGCGGGCCCGGACGGCGGCTCCGCCGACTCCACGGTCCTGATCTTCCGGGCCACCGTGAACGGCAAGGAGATCCACGGCATCGACCTGCTCCAGTTCGACGAGGCGGGCCGGATCAAGGAGTTCACGGTGATGGTGCGCCCGCAGTCCGCGGTGCATGCGCTGGGCGAGGCGGTGCTGGCCGGGCTGGTCGAGGACGGGCTGGTGCCCCAGGCGTAG
- a CDS encoding MMPL family transporter — MRLAVWSARHPWRALAGWLAFVVLCLGVGLAMGTHKATGEDYRVGEAGRAETLAAEARLDREPVEQVLISARSGPLERTAADAAVRDLTARMRKLPEVARVEPPVRSADGGSLRVAVVMKGAEADAKDHVAPLAARTAAVQRSHPELRVAETGSPSVSVGVDTQRSQDLALSEALALPVTLLTLLVVFGSALMAAVPLLLALTSIAAAMGLSMVVSHLQPDAGVGANIILLIGMAVGVDYTLFYLKREREERARAGGRLGAEALVELAAATAGRAIVVSGLAVIVSTATLYLATDVVFSSLATSTVIVVLAAVLSSLTALPALLVKIAQRAERRADRRARRTGRRPAPRERAEGTGRLWRALLRPATEHPARTLSVSVLLMLALAAPALGMQLRVLNKDSHSREIPALQTYDRLTTAFPELRVQHQIVVRAPAAESSEVAAALRQLSARAQSDPLYAKGVTPLVKTSRDHRTTTMELSTPHKVSSPEAITSLDRLRRDYLPDTVGAVPGAEFAVSGDVAHDTDYLAHQDGKLPLVIGALLLLTFLMTTLVFRSVVIGLLGVALNLLSAAAAFGLVVVFFQHGLASTLFGFDTAATSAIGSRVPLFLFVILFGLSMDYQIFVVSRIREAALRGVPTREAVLHGVGASAKVVTSAAAVMVTVFAAFMFLHLAEMKQIGFSLAVAVLLDAFVIRVVILPSALTLLGRASWWPSRTMRRAQEAVPVRGVS, encoded by the coding sequence GTGCGGTTGGCGGTCTGGAGCGCACGGCATCCCTGGCGCGCGCTGGCCGGCTGGCTGGCGTTCGTGGTGCTGTGCCTGGGGGTGGGCCTGGCGATGGGCACCCACAAGGCCACCGGCGAGGACTACCGCGTCGGTGAGGCGGGCCGCGCCGAGACGCTGGCCGCCGAGGCCCGGCTGGACCGGGAGCCGGTCGAACAGGTGCTGATCTCCGCCCGGTCCGGCCCGCTGGAGCGGACCGCCGCCGACGCGGCCGTCCGCGACCTCACCGCCAGGATGCGGAAGCTGCCCGAGGTGGCGCGGGTCGAGCCCCCGGTCCGTTCGGCCGACGGGGGTTCGCTGCGGGTCGCGGTGGTCATGAAGGGCGCGGAGGCGGACGCCAAGGACCATGTGGCGCCGCTCGCCGCGCGGACCGCGGCGGTCCAGCGCAGCCACCCGGAACTACGGGTGGCGGAGACCGGCAGCCCGTCGGTCAGCGTCGGCGTCGACACCCAGCGCAGCCAGGACCTGGCGCTCTCCGAGGCCCTCGCGCTGCCCGTCACACTGCTGACGCTGCTGGTCGTCTTCGGGTCCGCGCTGATGGCGGCGGTGCCGCTGCTGCTCGCGCTGACCTCGATCGCGGCCGCCATGGGCCTGTCGATGGTGGTCTCGCACCTCCAGCCGGACGCCGGGGTGGGCGCCAACATCATCCTGCTGATCGGCATGGCCGTCGGCGTCGACTACACGCTCTTCTACCTCAAGCGCGAACGGGAGGAACGGGCCCGCGCGGGCGGCCGGCTCGGCGCCGAGGCGCTGGTGGAACTGGCCGCCGCCACCGCCGGCCGGGCGATCGTCGTCTCCGGCCTCGCGGTGATCGTCTCCACCGCCACTCTGTACCTGGCCACCGACGTGGTCTTCTCCTCGCTCGCGACCAGCACCGTCATCGTCGTCCTGGCCGCGGTCCTCAGCTCGCTGACGGCGCTGCCCGCACTGCTGGTCAAGATCGCCCAACGCGCCGAACGCCGCGCGGACCGCCGTGCGCGGCGGACCGGCCGCCGCCCGGCACCGCGGGAGCGCGCGGAGGGCACCGGCCGCCTCTGGCGCGCCCTGCTGCGTCCGGCGACCGAGCACCCGGCCCGCACCCTGTCGGTGTCCGTCCTGCTGATGCTGGCGCTCGCGGCACCCGCACTGGGCATGCAGCTGCGCGTCCTCAACAAGGACAGCCACTCCCGCGAGATCCCCGCCCTCCAGACCTACGACCGGCTCACCACGGCCTTCCCCGAGCTGCGCGTCCAGCATCAGATCGTGGTCCGGGCCCCCGCCGCGGAATCCTCCGAAGTGGCGGCAGCGCTACGGCAGTTGAGCGCGCGGGCGCAGTCCGATCCGCTCTACGCCAAGGGCGTCACCCCGCTCGTGAAGACCTCGCGGGACCACCGCACCACCACCATGGAGCTGTCGACGCCGCACAAGGTCAGCTCCCCCGAGGCGATCACCTCCCTCGACCGCCTCCGCCGGGACTATCTGCCGGACACCGTGGGCGCGGTGCCCGGGGCGGAGTTCGCGGTCAGCGGCGATGTCGCCCACGACACCGACTACCTCGCCCACCAGGACGGCAAGCTGCCCCTGGTCATCGGCGCCCTGCTGCTCTTGACCTTCCTCATGACCACGCTGGTCTTCCGCTCCGTCGTCATCGGTCTGCTCGGGGTCGCGCTCAATCTGCTCTCCGCGGCCGCGGCGTTCGGGCTGGTCGTGGTCTTCTTCCAGCACGGCCTGGCCAGCACCCTGTTCGGGTTCGACACCGCGGCGACCAGCGCCATCGGCTCCCGCGTACCGCTGTTCCTGTTCGTGATCCTCTTCGGCCTGTCGATGGACTACCAGATCTTCGTCGTCAGCCGGATACGGGAGGCGGCGCTGCGCGGGGTGCCGACCCGGGAGGCGGTGCTGCACGGCGTGGGGGCCTCCGCCAAGGTCGTCACCAGCGCGGCGGCGGTCATGGTGACGGTCTTCGCGGCCTTCATGTTCCTGCACCTCGCGGAGATGAAGCAGATCGGCTTCAGCCTCGCGGTGGCCGTCCTGCTGGACGCCTTCGTCATCCGGGTCGTGATCCTGCCGTCGGCGCTGACCCTCCTGGGGCGGGCCAGTTGGTGGCCGTCCCGGACGATGCGGCGGGCGCAGGAGGCGGTGCCGGTGCGGGGGGTGTCGTAG
- a CDS encoding type II toxin-antitoxin system VapB family antitoxin → MIFKRIGNGRPYPDHGRESTRQWADVAPRPVRLDQLVTTKQQLDLETLLAEDSTFYGDLFAHVVKWEGDLYLEDGLHRAVRAALQQRQVLHARVLELD, encoded by the coding sequence GTGATCTTCAAGCGCATCGGAAACGGTCGGCCGTACCCGGACCACGGCCGGGAGAGCACCCGCCAGTGGGCGGACGTCGCCCCGCGCCCGGTACGCCTCGACCAGTTGGTGACGACCAAGCAGCAGCTCGATCTCGAAACGCTGCTCGCCGAGGACTCGACGTTCTACGGCGACCTCTTCGCGCATGTCGTGAAGTGGGAGGGCGACCTCTACCTGGAGGACGGGCTGCACCGCGCGGTGCGCGCGGCCCTTCAGCAGCGCCAGGTGCTGCACGCCCGCGTGCTCGAACTGGACTGA
- a CDS encoding LPXTG cell wall anchor domain-containing protein yields MKSTRTVRTPSAARPSAARPRLRGAAGAGVVAALALAALSAGTAHAENHASPRPSQASPSSPPSDSSARPTPGTSVTPEPSAPPTAPPSPGTPRPSESPTEPPRPSQTPPHPGAEPSSPGEPTPANGQGGGKELARTGASDTTTMALGGAAAALIAAGGGTVYAVRRRRG; encoded by the coding sequence GTGAAGTCCACCCGTACCGTCCGCACCCCCTCCGCCGCCCGGCCGTCCGCCGCCCGCCCCCGTCTGCGCGGTGCGGCCGGCGCCGGAGTGGTCGCGGCGCTCGCGCTGGCCGCGCTGTCGGCCGGCACCGCGCACGCCGAGAACCACGCGTCCCCGCGCCCGTCCCAGGCGTCCCCGTCCTCGCCGCCGTCCGACAGCAGTGCGCGGCCCACGCCCGGCACCAGCGTCACCCCGGAACCCAGCGCCCCGCCCACGGCCCCGCCCTCCCCCGGCACCCCGCGGCCCTCCGAGAGCCCCACCGAGCCGCCGCGGCCGAGCCAGACCCCGCCGCACCCCGGCGCCGAGCCGTCCTCCCCCGGCGAGCCCACCCCCGCCAACGGGCAGGGAGGCGGGAAGGAACTCGCGCGCACCGGCGCCTCCGACACGACGACCATGGCGCTCGGCGGCGCCGCCGCGGCCCTGATCGCCGCGGGCGGCGGCACCGTCTACGCGGTCCGCCGCCGGCGCGGCTGA
- a CDS encoding NAD(P)-dependent alcohol dehydrogenase yields the protein MTHTSVFAYAAPAPKAPLERTTIPRRELGAHDILIDIKYAGICHSDIHTVRAEWGDGGAFPIVPGHEIAGVVAEVGAEVTRYRAGDRVGVGCFVDSCRECANCRAGLEQYCTGELGNVGTYNATGRDGETTYGGYSTHIVVDENYALRIPESIPLDAAAPLLCAGITLYSPLAHWQAGPGKKVAIVGLGGLGHMGVKIAHAMGAEVTVLSQSLRKKDDGLRLGADHYYATSDPATFEELAGTFDLIVNTVSANLDLNAYLGLLRTDGTLVQVGAPESPLPVAPFALIPQRKSIAGSMIGGIPETQEMLDFCGEHGLAADIEVIGADQINEAYERVMASDVRYRFVIDTATI from the coding sequence ATGACGCACACCTCTGTCTTCGCGTACGCCGCACCCGCCCCGAAAGCACCGCTGGAGCGGACCACGATTCCGCGCCGCGAGCTGGGTGCCCACGACATCCTGATCGACATCAAGTACGCCGGCATCTGCCACTCCGACATCCACACCGTGCGCGCCGAGTGGGGCGACGGCGGGGCCTTCCCGATCGTTCCCGGCCATGAGATCGCCGGTGTGGTGGCCGAGGTCGGCGCCGAGGTGACCCGCTACCGGGCAGGCGACCGGGTCGGCGTCGGCTGCTTCGTCGACTCCTGCCGGGAGTGCGCGAACTGCCGTGCCGGGCTTGAGCAGTACTGCACCGGCGAGCTCGGCAACGTCGGCACGTACAACGCCACGGGCCGGGACGGCGAGACCACCTACGGCGGCTACTCCACCCATATCGTCGTCGACGAGAACTACGCCCTGCGCATCCCCGAGAGCATCCCGCTGGACGCCGCGGCCCCGCTGCTGTGCGCCGGCATCACCCTCTACTCGCCGCTCGCCCACTGGCAGGCCGGTCCCGGCAAGAAGGTCGCGATCGTCGGCCTGGGCGGCCTCGGCCACATGGGTGTGAAGATCGCGCATGCGATGGGCGCGGAGGTCACCGTGCTGAGCCAGTCGCTGCGCAAGAAGGACGACGGGCTGCGGCTGGGCGCGGACCACTACTACGCGACGTCCGACCCGGCGACCTTCGAGGAGCTGGCGGGCACCTTCGATCTGATCGTCAACACCGTCTCGGCCAACCTGGACCTGAACGCCTACCTCGGGCTGCTGCGCACCGACGGCACGCTGGTGCAGGTCGGCGCACCGGAAAGCCCGCTGCCGGTCGCGCCGTTCGCGCTGATACCGCAGCGCAAGTCGATCGCCGGCTCGATGATCGGCGGCATCCCGGAGACCCAGGAGATGCTCGACTTCTGCGGGGAGCACGGGCTGGCCGCGGACATCGAGGTGATCGGCGCGGACCAGATCAACGAGGCGTACGAGCGGGTCATGGCGAGCGATGTGCGCTACCGCTTCGTGATCGACACCGCGACGATCTGA